The Streptomyces sp. V3I7 genome segment CGGCGCGGGCAACGCCGTCGACTTCCTGACCCCCGGCGTCCTCGCGCTCGCGGTGATGTCGACGGCGTTCACCGGGCAGGCCATCGCGACCGGCTTCGAGCGCCGCTACGGCGTGCTGAAGCGGCTGGCGTCCTCGCCGCTGCCCCGCTGGGGGCTGATGACGGCGAAGACGGCGTCCGTGCTGGTCACCGAGGTCCTCCAGGTGATCCTGCTGACGGCGATCGCCTTCGCGCTGGGCTGGTCGCCGCACGGCGGGCCCGCCGCCGTCGTGCTCCTGCTGATCGTCGGCACGGCCGCCTTCTCCGGCCTCGGCCTGCTCATGGCGGGCACGCTGAAGGCGGAGGCCACGCTGGCCGCCGCCAACCTGGTCTTCCTGCTGCTGCTCGTCGGCGGCGGCGTCATCGTGCCGCTGGAGAAGTTCCCCTCCGCCGCGCAGCACGTGCTCGCGCTGCTGCCGACCTCGGCCCTCTCGGACGGCCTGCGGGACGTCCTCCAGCATGGGGCCGGGATGCCGTGGGGCGACCTCGGGATCCTGGGCGTGTGGGCGGTCGTGGGCCTGGCAGCGGCCGGCAGGTTCTTCCGCTGGGAGTGACGAAGCCCCGCAAGGGCGACCCTCGTGAAAGCGTGCACAAGCCGCCCCCTACGATGGTGCGCGTGCCAAAGCTGACCCGCGCCGACGCCGTAGCGGCCCTGCGCAACCCGCTCGCCTTCATCGCCGACCGCTGGACCCCGGCTCCCCGGACCGTCCAGCGGGCGGCGCTCGCCGCGCTCGTGATGGCGGTGGTCATCGTGGTCACCGGTGGTGCGGTACGCCTGACCGGCTCGGGCCTGGGCTGCCCGACCTGGCCCAAGTGCACCGCCGACTCGCTCACCACCACCGGCGCGATGGGTATCCACGGCGCCATCGAGTTCGGCAACCGCATGCTGACGTACGTGCTGTGCGCGGCGGTCGGCTGGGCCATCGTCACCGCCCGCTCCGAGAAGCCGTGGCGGCGCGGCCTGACCCGGCTGGGCTGGGCGCAGTTCTGGGTGGTCATGGGCAACGCGGTGCTCGGCGGCATCGTCGTGCTGGTCGGCCTCAACCCGTACACGGTCGCGGCCCACTTCCTGCTCTCCACCGCGCTGATCGCGGTCGCCACGGTGATGTGGCAGCGCACCCGTGAGGGCGACGAGGCGCCGCGTCCGCTGGTCGGCAGGTCGGTGGCCCAGCTGGTGTGGATCCTGGTGGCCGTCTCCGTGCTGCTGATCGCGGCCGGCACCGTCGTCACCGGCTCGGGTCCGCACGCGGGCGACTCCAGCCAGGTCGAGCGGATGCCGCTGGACTGGGAGACGGTCAGCAAGCTGCACGCGGTCCTGGCCTGGATCGTGGTGACCCTGACGTTCGCCCTGTGGTTCGTCCTGAAAGCGGTCGACGCCCCGAAGGGCCCGCTGAACCGCACCCGCGACCTCTTCGTCGTCCTGCTCCTCCAGGGCGTCATCGGCTACGTCCAGTACTTCACGGACCTCCCCGAGGGCCTGGTCGCCCTGCACATGCTCGGCTCCTGCCTGATGTGGATCGGCGCCCTGCGCGTGCTGCTGTCGCTGCGCGAGCGCCCCGGCGCGGCGGTCGAGGTGCCGGCCCCGGCGGCTCAGGCTCAGACTCCGTCGTACGACGCGACGAGCTCGTCGATCGCCGCCCCGAGGTAAGCCCGCGTCAACTCCGCCCTGCGAGCCGTCCACCGTTCGGTGGGCGGCTCGGCGGTGCCGTAGCGACGGCGGCGGATGTCCTCGACCACCTCGACGGGGGCGCCCAGCGCGGGCAGCGTCTCCAGCGCCTCGCGCTTGGTGATCAGCCGGCCCTCCCTGAGCGTGACGGCGGCGCGGGCGTGGGTGACCATGCCGAGGTCCACCCAGACCTCCTGGGTCCAGTTGTCCGCCCGGTCCACCTGCCGCCGCCAGTAGTTTTGTTGGTCGCGCACCACGAACGCGGCGAGCTCCCGGTCCGGCACCGCCGGGAGCAGCTCGCCGGGCTCCGCCCCGTAGAGCACCCGGCCGAAGTCGTGCAGCTCGCGCCGGGTCACCGGGGTGACCGGCCGCCGGAACAGCTCCTCGTACGCCCAGGTCAGATGCGATCGCCCGGCGTCGGCGGTCGTCGCCGGGGTCAGATAGCTGCAGTGCAGACGGTCGGCGAGCGGCGCGTCGCGCAGGCGGGCGTGCAGCAGGGCCACCCGCCACACCGTCCGTGCCGTGAGCGGACGCGGCAGTACGGCGACCAGGTCCAGGTCGCTGCGCCCCTCCTGGTAGTCGCCCCCGGCCAGCGACCCGTGCGCCCACACGGCGACGGGGGCCGACGTGGCCAGGCCTGTGAGGAAACGCCCGATGAGGGCTTCGGTGTCGGTCACCCGGCCAGTCTGGGGAAGCGGGCCCGGGCCGTACACCCCGCTCACCCGAGTCCGTACACCCGCCGCGCGTTTCCGGACGCCAGCATCGACGCCACCCGCTGGGCGTCGGACGGGGACCAGGCGCCCTCGGTGATCCAGGTGCCGAGGACGCGGTTGAGGGCCTCGCGGAACAGGTGGGCGCCCACGACGTGCAGCTCCGGCAGGCTCTGGGCGCCGCTGGAGAAGAGGATCTTGCCGAAGGGGGCCAGCTCCAGGATCTCGGCGAGGACGGTGGCCGCACGGGCGCCGGTGCGTACGAGCGCGGCGCCCGAGTCGGCGTACACGTGCGGGAAGGCGCCCGCGAGATGGGCGGCGTGGCGGTGGTACGGGTAGCCGTGCAGCAGGACCAGGTCGGTGCCGAGGCCGGCGGTGGCGCGGACGAAGCCGGTCAGCAGCCCCGGGTCCGTGCGGTCGACGCGGGTGCCCGGTCCGCCCAGTCCGGCGTGGAGTTGCAGCGGCAGGCCCGAGGCCACCGCGATCCACAGCAGGTGCCGCAGCAGCACCGGGTCGTTCAGCTCCCCGCCGACGCGCCGCCCCGCCAGCCAGCGGCCGGCGGCCCCGCGCACCTCCCCCGGTCCGGGCGGCTCGGGCGCGAGCGCCAGTCCGTGTCGCAGCGCCGCCACCGAGGTGAAGGCGACGGCGCCGGTGGCGGCGCCGTGCACCGACTCGGCGAGGTTGGCGAGGAAGGAGTCGACGGTGCCGGAGGTGTCGGCGACCTGCTCGGCGAGGACTTCCAGGCGCACGATCTCGTGGGCGCGCGCGCCGCCCGCCGAGGCCAGTTCGTCCGGTCCGGTCAGATCGCCGGGCAGGCCGGTGTCGACGAGGAACGTCGTGATGCCGCTGCCCCGCAGCAGCCTGCGGCCCGCTTCCAGTACGCCGAGTTCACGACGCCGGGCGAGATAACGGGCGGGCGCGCAGTGCGCTTCCAGGCCGAGAAGCGGGGGGCACCAGCGGCGTACCGCGAAGCCGGTCTGGGTGTCGAAGAGCGTGGTGCCCGGCGCGGGCGGTCCCTCGGTCCGCGCCAGTTGGGCCTCGAAGGTGCCGAGGCCCAACTCGGTTCTCAGGACGCCGTGGCAGTACTGGTCCACCAGGGACGGCGTTTCGATCATCCGGGCTCCCCGCGTAGACGCTGCGCTGCTCTACGGTCCTAACGGGTGAACCGGGGTAGAGGTGTTGCGGGCTGTTCGAGGGAGGACGATGTGGTGAGGCGGCCGCGGGTCATCGGTGGCTGGTCGCGCCCACGCGACGGAGTCGCAAATTCAGCAGGGCCCCGTGCCCTTTGGGCGCGTTGTTCAGCCGTTGCTCGGGCCGCCGAGCTGGATCCCCGCCATGCGCGTCCACTCGTACGGGCCCGTCTTCACCTTGGCGGCGAACTCGCCGTCGAACGACTCGTGGACGGTGATGCCGGCCTTCTCCACCGCCTTCTCGGCGATCTCGTAGCTGGGCGCCACCAGGTCGCCCCAGCCGCCGTCCTCGCCGACGAGCACGATGCGGGCGCCGCGCTCGCCGATGTAGGCCACCTGTCCCTCGGCACCGCCGTGCGCCTTGGAGAAGCTGTCGATCTGCCGGGCGAGCTTCGCCGCCGTCCGCTCGGCCTTCGCGTCAACCTGCTGCGTGTCTGCCATGGTCAGGATGCTACCGACGGGTAGATCAAACGGCGACGGGCGGGGTGCGTGGCCTTGACCACGAACCCCGCCCCTACGGCGGACAGATGAGGGACTGGCGGAAGAGGGACTAGCGGAGGAAGGGGTCCACCGCGACCGCCACGAAGAGGATCGACACGTAGGTGATCGACCAGTGGAACAGGCGCATCTCCTTGAGCTTGGCGCCCGTCGCCTCCGCCTTCGCACGGTTCTGCAGGCCGTGCGCCTCCCACAGCCAGAAGCCGCCGGCCGCCAGCGCGACCGCCGTGTAGAACCAGCCCGTGTAGCCGAGCGGGGTCAGCAGCAGGGAGACGGCGACCATCACCCAGCTGTAGATCACGATCTGCCGGGCGACCACCTTGTTGGAGGCGATGACCGGCAGCATCGGCACGCCCACGCGCGCGTAGTCGTCCTTGACCTTCATGGACAGCGGCCAGTAGTGCGGCGGCGTCCAGAAGAACATGACGAGGAAGAGGATGACCGGCGCCCAGGACAGGGAGTCGGTCACCGACGACCAGCCGATGAGCACCGGCAGACAGCCCGCGATGCCGCCCCACACGATGTTCTGCGACGTACGCCGCTTGAGGATCATCGTGTAGACGACGACGTAGAAGAGGAGCGCTCCGAGCGACAGCCACGCCGACAGCCAGTTGACGGTGAATCCGAACAGCAGCGTCGAGACGACCGCCAGCATGATGCCGAAGGCGAGGCATTCACGCGGGCTGACCATGCCGGTGACCAGCGGGCGCTGCGAGGTGCGGTCCATGAGCGCGTCGATGTCGCGGTCGATGTACATGTTCAGCGCGTTGGCGCCGCCCGCGGAGAGGAAGCCACCGACGCAGGTGAGGAGCACCAGCGTCAGGTCGGGCACGCCCTGCTGGGCCAGGAACATCACCGGGACGGTGGTGATGAGCAGCAGCTCGATGATCCGTGGCTTGGTCAGCGCCACGAACCCCATGACACGGGCCCCCAGCGGCCGGTGGCCCGGGCTCTGAGTCGCACCGGGTTCCCCCGTGGCCCTCATGGCACGGGCGGTGCCCCCAGGACGGGAATCGACGGCCGTCACGTACACCCCTGACAGAGACATCCCAGCGAGCCCCGCCGTGTGAACAGGCGGTAAAGGCTCGCGCGTACCACGCCACTGTAGACGTTGCCCAGACCCCGGCTTCCGCGGGGGTCGGATCGTGTTCGGCGGGGGCGCTGCCGGACGTGTCGCGGGCGGCGGCCGGAGCTGACCGAAACCCGGTTGAGCAGGGAGGCGGAAGCGTCCGTATTCATGTGCCACACCGCCTCGCGGGCGACCGGGAGGCGGATCCGCGGGAGTCCCGGCAGTCTGGAATGGCTCGCAAAAACGCACGTCCCCACGAGGGTAGGCTCGACAGCGGCCGGTGGGCACCCAGTGCGCCGGCAGCCGGGGGCACCTGCCCACAGAGACCGGCAACCGACATGTGGAGAGGAGCCCTGACCCAGGGTGAGCACCAAGCCGACCACCACAGACCTCGAGTGGACCGAAGTGGACCAGCGGGCCGTGGACACCGCCCGCGTCCTGGCCGCCGATGCCGTACAGAAGGTCGGCAACGGCCATCCTGGTACGGCGATGAGCCTGGCGCCGGCCGCGTACACCCTCTTCCAGAAGGTGATGCGGCACGACCCCGCCGACCCGGAGTGGGTCGCGCGCGATCGCTTCGTGCTGTCCGCGGGCCACTCCTCCCTGACCCTGTACACCCAGCTCTACCTCGCGGGCTTCGGCCTGGAGCTGGACGACCTGAAGGCGTTCCGCACCTGGGGCTCGAAGACCCCGGGCCACCCGGAGTACGGGCACACGACGGGCGTGGAGACGACGACCGGCCCGCTGGGCCAGGGTGTCGCCAACGCGGTGGGCATGGCGATGGCCGCCCGGTTCGAGCGCGGTCTGTTCGACCCGGACGCTCCGCAGGGCGAGTCCCCCTTCGACCACTACATCTACTGCATCGCCGGTGACGGCTGCCTCCAGGAGGGCGTCTCCGCGGAGGCCTCCTCGATGGCGGGCCATCAGCAGCTCGGCAACCTGATCCTGCTGTGGGACGACAACCACATCTCGATCGAGGGCGACACCGAGACGGCGGTCTCCGAGGACACCTGCAAGCGCTACGAGGCCTACGGCTGGCATGTGCAGCGCGTCGAGCCGAAGCCCAGCGGCGACCTCGACCCGCAGGCCCTGTACGAGGCGATCGAGGCCGCGAAGCAGGTGACGGACAAGCCGTCCTTCATCGCGATGCGCTCGATCATCGCCTGGCCGGCCCCGCACGCGCAGAACACCGAGGCCGCGCACGGCTCGGCGCTGGGTGACGAGGAGGTCGCGGCCACCAAGCGCGTCCTCGGCTTCGACCCGGAGCAGAGCTTCGAGGTCTCCGACGAGGTCATCAGCCACACCCGCCAGGCGCTGGAGCGCGGCCGCCAGGCCAAGGCCGAGTGGGAGAAGTCCTTCCAGGAGTGGCGCATCGACAACCCGGAGCGCGCCGCCGAGTTCGACCGCATCAGCAAGGCCGAGCTGCCCGCCGGCTGGGAGGACAAGCTCCCGGTCTTCGAGACGGGCAAGGGCGTCGCCACGCGTGCCGCCTCCGGCAGGGTGCTCCAGGCGCTGGGCGCGGTCGTGCCCGAGCTGTGGGGCGGCTCCGCCGACCTGGCCGGCTCGAACAACACGACCATCGACAAGACGTCGTCGTTCCTGCCGGCGGACAACCCGCTGCCGGAGGCCGACCCGTACGGCCGGACCATCCACTTCGGCATCCGCGAGTTCTCCATGGGCGCCGAGATGAACGGCATCGCCCTGCACGGGAACACCCGCGTCTACGGCGGCACGTTCCTCGTCTTCTCCGACTACATGCGCAACGCCGTGCGCATGTCGGCGCTGATGCACCTGCCGGTGACGTACGTGTGGACGCACGACTCCATCGGCCTCGGTGAGGACGGCCCGACGCACCAGCCGGTCGAGCACCTGGCCGCGCTGCGCGCGATCCCGGGTCTGAACGTCGTCCGCCCGGCCGACGCCAACGAGACGGCCGTCGTCTGGGGCGAGATCCTCAAGCGCTACACCAAGGTCTTCGGCAAGGGCGCCCCGCACGGCCTCGTGCTGACCCGCCAGGGCGTGCCGACGTACGAGCCCGACGAGAACGCCGCGCGCGGTGGTTACGTCCTGTTCGAGGCCGAGGGCGGCGCTCCCGAGGTCATCCTCATCGCCACCGGCTCCGAGGTGCACGTCGCCGTCGAGGCACGCGAGCAGCTCCAGTCCGAGGGCATTCCCACGCGCGTGGTGTCGATGCCGTCGGTCGAGTGGTTCGAGGAGCAGGACCAGGGGTACCGGGACAGCATTCTGCCCCCGTCCGTGAAGGCGCGGGTCGCGGTGGAGGCCGGGATCGGCCTCACCTGGCACAAGTACGTCGGGGACGCCGGCCGCATCGTGTCGCTGGAGCACTTCGGTGCCTCCGCCGACGGCAAGGTCCTCTTCCGCGAGTTCGGCTTCACGCCCGAGAACGTGGCCGCGAAGGCCCGGGAATCCCTGGCCGCCGCCCAGCGCTGACGCTCATATACGACACGTAGGAGATGTAATTCCATGACAGACGCACTCAAGCGCCTCTCCGAGGAGGGCGTCGCGATCTGGCTGGACGACCTGTCGCGCAAGCGGATCACGTCCGGCAACCTCGCCGAACTGATCGACCAGCAGCACGTCGTGGGCGTCACCACCAATCCGTCGATCTTCCAGAAGGCGATCAGCCACGGCGACGGTTACGAGCAGCAGGTCGCGGACCTCGCCGCCCGCAAGGTCACCGTCGAGGAAGCGATCCGCATGATCACGACGGCGGACGTCCGGGACGCGGCCGACGTCCTGCGCCCCGTCTTCGACGCGACCGACGGCCAGGACGGCCGGGTCTCCATCGAGGTCGACCCGCGCCTGGCGCACAACACGGCGGCGACCATCGCCGAGGCCAAGCAGCTGGCCTGGCTGGTCGACCGGCCCAACACCCTCATCAAGATCCCGGCCACCAAGGCGGGCCTCCCGGCGATCACCGAGGTCATCGGCCTCGGCATCAGCGTCAACGTCACGCTGATCTTCTCGCTGGAGCGCTACCGCGAGGTCATGGACGCCTACCTGGCCGGCCTGGAGAAGGCCAGGGCGCGCGGCCTGGACCTGTCGCTGATCCGCTCGGTGGCGTCGTTCTTCGTGTCCCGCGTGGACACCGAGATCGACAAGCGGATCGACGCCCTGGGCACCGACGAGGCCAAGGCGCTGCGCGGCAAGGCCGCCGTCGCCAACGCCCGGCTCGCCTACCAGGCGTACGAGGAGGTCTTCTCCTCCGACCGCTTCAAGGCGCTGGAGCAGGCGGGCGCCCACAAGCAGCGTCCGCTGTGGGCCTCCACCGGCGTGAAGGACAAGGCGTACTCGGACACCATGTACGTCGACGAGCTGGTGGCGCCGAACACGGTGAACACCATGCCGGAGGCCACCTTGGAGGCCACCGAGGACCACGGCGACGTCCGCGGTGACACGGTCTCCGGCACCTACGAGCAGGCCCGCGCCGACCTCGACGCCGTCGAGGCGCTCGGCATCTCGTACGACGACGTGGTCCAGCTGCTGGAGGACGAGGGCGTCGAGAAGTTCGCGACGTCCTGGAACGACCTGCTGAAGTCGACCGAGGCGGAGCTCAAGCGCCTCGCTCCCGCGAAGGACTGACACCTTGTCGAGCAGCAACCCGCTGCGTGACCCCGCAGACCGACGGCTCCCGCGTATCGCGGGGCCGTCGGGCCTGGTCATCTTCGGCGTCACGGGCGACCTGTCACGCAAGAAGCTGATGCCCGCCGTGTACGACCTCGCCAATCGGGGTCTGCTGCCGCCGGGCTTCGCCCTCATCGGCTTCGCCCGCCGCGAGTGGGACGACGAGGACTTCGCCCAGGAGGTCCACGACGCGGTCAAGGAGCACGCCCGCACGCCCTTCCGCGAGGAGGTCTGGCAGCAGCTCGTCCAGGGCATGCGCTTCGTGCAGGGCACCTTCGACGACGACGCCGCCTTCGACCGGCTGCGCTCCACGATCGACGAACTGGACAAGGCACAGGGCACGGGCGGCAACTTCGCCTTCTACCTGTCGGTGCCGCCCAAGGCGTTCCCGGTCGTGATCAAGCAGCTGAAGAAGCACGGCCTCGCCGACCAGGAGGGCGGCTCCTGGCGGCGCGCGGTCATCGAGAAGCCGTTCGGCCACGACCTGAAGTCGGCCGAGGAGCTCAACGAGATCGTCCACGAGGTCTTCGCCCCGGACCAGGTCTTCCGCATCGACCACTACCTGGGCAAGGAGACCGTCCAGAACATCCTGGCGCTGCGCTTCGCCAACACGCTCTTCGAGCCGATCTGGAACCGGTCGTACGTCGACCACGTGCAGATCACCATGGCCGAGGACATCGGCATCGGCGGCCGGGCCGGCTACTACGACGGCATCGGCGCCGCGCGCGACGTCATCCAGAACCACCTGCTCCAGCTGCTGGCGCTCACCGCCATGGAGGAGCCCTCCTCCTTCGACGCGGACGCGCTCGCCGCGGAGAAGACGAAGGTCCTGGGCGCGGTCCGGCTGCCGAAGGACCTGGGCAAGCACACGGTGCGCGGTCAGTACGCCGAGGGCTGGCAGGGCGGCGAGACGGCGGTCGGTTACCTCCAGGAGGAGGGCATCGACCCCAAGTCGAAGACCGACACGTACGCCGCGATCAAGGTGGAGGTCGACAACCGCCGCTGGGCGGGCGTCCCCTTCTATCTGCGCACCGGCAAGCGGCTCGGCCGCCGGGTCACGGAGATCGCGGTCGTCTTCCAGCGCGCCCCGCACTCCCCCTTCGACCAGACGGTGACGGAGGAGCTTGGGCAGAACGCGATCGTCATCCGGGTCCAGCCGGACGAGGGCATCACGGTCCGCTTCGGCGCCAAGGTGCCGGGCACCTCGATGGAGATCCGGGACGTCTCCATGGACTTCGCCTACGGCGAGTCCTTCACGGAGTCCAGCCCGGAGGCGTACGAGCGGCTCATCCTCGACGTCCTGCTCGGTGACTCGAACCTGTTCCCGCGCACCGAGGAGGTCGAGCTGTCCTGGAAGATCCTCGACCCGATCGAGGAGTACTGGGACAGGCACGGCAAGCCGGCGCAGTACCCCGCGGGCACGTGGGGCCCCGTCGAGGCCGACGAGATGCTCAAGCGAGACGGACGGAGCTGGCGCCGCCCATGAAGACCGATCTCACGGACACCACCGCGAGCAAGATAAACAAGGCGCTCGTGGAGGGCCGGCGCGCCATCGGCACCCCGGCCGTCGGCATGGTCCTGACCCTCGTCATCGTCACCGACGAGGAGAACGCCTACGACGCGCTGAAGGCCGCCAACGAGGCCTCGCGCGAGCACCCCTCGCGCACCCTCGTGGTCATCAAGCGCGTCTCCCGCTCGCCCCGCGCCCGCACGGCCTCGCGCCTGGACGCGGAGGTGCGGCTCGGCATGGAGGCGGGCACCGGCGAGACGGTGATCCTCCGGCTGTACGGCGCGGTCGCCGACCACGCCCAGTCGGTGGTCCTGCCGCTGCTGCTGCCGGACGCGCCGGTCGTCGTCTGGTGGGCGGTCAACGCCCCGCTGGATCCGGCCGGCGACCCGCTCGGCGCGCTGGCCCAGCGCCGGGTGACCGACACCTACTCCGCCGAGGCCCCGCTGCGCGAGCTCAGCGCCCGCGCCGAGGCCTACACGCCCGGGGACACGGACCTGTCGTGGACCCGCATCACGCCCTGGCGTTCGATGCTGGCCGCGGCGCTGGACCAGGTCGACTGCGAGGTGCGGGCCGCCGAGGTGGAGGGCGAGGAGTTCAATCCGAGCTGCGAGCTGCTGGCGATGTGGCTCGCGGACCGGCTGGACGTGCCCGTCAAGCGCTCGCTGTCCGCCGGCCCCGGCCTCACGGCCGTCCGGCTGGACACCAACTGCGGGCCGATCGCCCTGGACCGCGCGGACGGTTCGCTGGCCACGCTGTCCATCGCGGACCAGCCGGACCGTGCGGTGGCGCTGAAGCGGCGCGAGACGTCCGAGCTGATCGCGGAGGAGCTGCGGCGGCTGGACCCGGACGACACGTACGCCGCGGCGCTGCGGTTCGGGCTGAACCGGCTGTCGGGTACGTCCGAGACGCCCGAGCCCGCGACGGAGCAGCCCGCGCCCGCGAAGAGGACGGCCGCCAGGAAGGCCCCGACGAGGAAGGCGGCGGCGAAGTGAGCACCCCGCAGCTGGTCGTGCACCGCGACAAGGAGCTGATGGCGCAGGCCGCCGCGGCCCGGCTGATCACCAAGATCGTGGACGCGCAGTCCTCGCGCGGCTCCGCGTCGGTGGTGCTCACCGGCGGCCGCAACGGCAACGGCCTGCTGGCCGCGCTGGCGGCGGCGCCCGCACGGGACGCCGTCGACTGGGGCCGGCTGGACCTGTGGTGGGGTGACGAGCGGTTCCTGCCCGAGGGCGACCCCGAGCGCAACTACACCCAGGCGCGCGAGGCCCTGCTCGACGCCGTACCGCTGGACCCCAAGCGCGTGCACCCGATGCCCGCGTCGGACGGTCCGTACGGCAGTGACGTGGACGCGGCGGCCGAGGCGTACGCCGAGGAGCTGGCCCGGGCGGCCGGTCCGGAGAACCACGGCAGCGTGCCCGTCTTCGACGTGCTGCTGCTGGGCGTCGGCCCGGACACGCACGTGGCCTCGCTCTTCCCCGAGCTGCCCGGCGTCCGGGAGACCGAGCGCACGGTGATCGGGGTGCACGGCGCGCCGAAGCCCCCGCCGACCCGGATCTCGCTGACCCTTCCGGCGATCCGCGCGGCCCGCGAGGTGTGGCTGCTGGCGGCCGGCGAGGACAAGGCGCAGGCCGTGGCGATGGCCCTGTCAGGCACGGGCGAGATCCAGGCCCCGGCGGCGGGAGCGCGGGGCCGCTCGCGCACGCTGTGGCTGCTGGACTCGGCGGCGGCCTCCCAGCTGCCGCGGTCGCTGTACCCCCCGGCGTCCCCGTGACCGGGTGACACGGACGGAGGGGCGGCGCAGATTCCCTGCGCCGCCCTCCGCTTTTCCGTTGTACGCCGGTTACTTCACCGATCCGGCCATCACGCCCTGCACGAAGTGCTTCTGGAACGCGAAGAACACGACCACGGGCACGATCAGCGACAGGAACGCGCCCGGCGCCAGCACGTCGACGTTGCTGCCGAACTGCCGGATCTGGGACTGGAGTTCCACGGTGAGCGGCTGGGCGGAGCTGTCGGCGAAGAGCAGCGCGACCAGCATGTCGTTCCACACCCACAGGAACTGGAAGATGGCGAGGCTGGCGATGGCCGGCCGGCCGATGGGCAGCACGAGGCGGGTGAAGATGCGCCACTCGGTGCCGCCGTCCATGCGGGCCGCCTCCAGCATCTCCTGCGGTATCTCGGCGAAGTAGTTCCGGAGCAGGAACACCGCGAACGGCAGTCCGTACGCCACATGGAAGAGGATGACGCCGGGGATGGTGCCGAACAGGCCGAGCTGTCCGAAGAGTTGGGCGACCGGCAGCAGGCCGATCTGCACCGGCACCACCAACAGGGCGACCACCAGCAGGAAGACGGGTTCGCGGCCAGGGAAGTCCAGCCACGCGAAGGCGTATCCGGCGAGCGCGGCGATGACGACGACCAGGGTCGTGGCCGGCACCGAGATCAGCACCGTGTTCCAGAACGCCTGCGTCATCCCGGCGTTCTTCAGCAGCGCCGTGTAGTTGTCGAGGGACAGCTGCCCGGGGGTGGCCAGCGCCGTCCACCAGCCGCCCTTGGCCGCGTCCTGCGCGGAGCGCAGGGAGGAGACGAACAGCCCGGCCAGCGGGGTGAGCCAGACGAGCCCGATCACCACGAGGAACGCCTGGACCAGCGAGCTGCCCAGACCGCGCCGGACCGTGTGCATCGCCGCGCTCATCGCTGACTCCTTCGGAAGCGGCGGACGTTGAAGACCATCGCGGGGACGACCAGGAGCAGGAGCAGCACGCCGAGGGCGCTGCCGAGTCCCTGGTTGTTGCCGCCGCCGAAGGACACCAGCCACATCTGGGTGGCGAGCACGGTCGCGTCCTCCTGCACGGGCCCCGGCGCGATGATGTAGACGAGGTCGAAGACCTTCATTACGTTGATGACCAGGGTGACGAAGA includes the following:
- the tal gene encoding transaldolase → MTDALKRLSEEGVAIWLDDLSRKRITSGNLAELIDQQHVVGVTTNPSIFQKAISHGDGYEQQVADLAARKVTVEEAIRMITTADVRDAADVLRPVFDATDGQDGRVSIEVDPRLAHNTAATIAEAKQLAWLVDRPNTLIKIPATKAGLPAITEVIGLGISVNVTLIFSLERYREVMDAYLAGLEKARARGLDLSLIRSVASFFVSRVDTEIDKRIDALGTDEAKALRGKAAVANARLAYQAYEEVFSSDRFKALEQAGAHKQRPLWASTGVKDKAYSDTMYVDELVAPNTVNTMPEATLEATEDHGDVRGDTVSGTYEQARADLDAVEALGISYDDVVQLLEDEGVEKFATSWNDLLKSTEAELKRLAPAKD
- the zwf gene encoding glucose-6-phosphate dehydrogenase codes for the protein MSSSNPLRDPADRRLPRIAGPSGLVIFGVTGDLSRKKLMPAVYDLANRGLLPPGFALIGFARREWDDEDFAQEVHDAVKEHARTPFREEVWQQLVQGMRFVQGTFDDDAAFDRLRSTIDELDKAQGTGGNFAFYLSVPPKAFPVVIKQLKKHGLADQEGGSWRRAVIEKPFGHDLKSAEELNEIVHEVFAPDQVFRIDHYLGKETVQNILALRFANTLFEPIWNRSYVDHVQITMAEDIGIGGRAGYYDGIGAARDVIQNHLLQLLALTAMEEPSSFDADALAAEKTKVLGAVRLPKDLGKHTVRGQYAEGWQGGETAVGYLQEEGIDPKSKTDTYAAIKVEVDNRRWAGVPFYLRTGKRLGRRVTEIAVVFQRAPHSPFDQTVTEELGQNAIVIRVQPDEGITVRFGAKVPGTSMEIRDVSMDFAYGESFTESSPEAYERLILDVLLGDSNLFPRTEEVELSWKILDPIEEYWDRHGKPAQYPAGTWGPVEADEMLKRDGRSWRRP
- the opcA gene encoding glucose-6-phosphate dehydrogenase assembly protein OpcA, encoding MKTDLTDTTASKINKALVEGRRAIGTPAVGMVLTLVIVTDEENAYDALKAANEASREHPSRTLVVIKRVSRSPRARTASRLDAEVRLGMEAGTGETVILRLYGAVADHAQSVVLPLLLPDAPVVVWWAVNAPLDPAGDPLGALAQRRVTDTYSAEAPLRELSARAEAYTPGDTDLSWTRITPWRSMLAAALDQVDCEVRAAEVEGEEFNPSCELLAMWLADRLDVPVKRSLSAGPGLTAVRLDTNCGPIALDRADGSLATLSIADQPDRAVALKRRETSELIAEELRRLDPDDTYAAALRFGLNRLSGTSETPEPATEQPAPAKRTAARKAPTRKAAAK
- the pgl gene encoding 6-phosphogluconolactonase — translated: MSTPQLVVHRDKELMAQAAAARLITKIVDAQSSRGSASVVLTGGRNGNGLLAALAAAPARDAVDWGRLDLWWGDERFLPEGDPERNYTQAREALLDAVPLDPKRVHPMPASDGPYGSDVDAAAEAYAEELARAAGPENHGSVPVFDVLLLGVGPDTHVASLFPELPGVRETERTVIGVHGAPKPPPTRISLTLPAIRAAREVWLLAAGEDKAQAVAMALSGTGEIQAPAAGARGRSRTLWLLDSAAASQLPRSLYPPASP
- a CDS encoding carbohydrate ABC transporter permease; the protein is MHTVRRGLGSSLVQAFLVVIGLVWLTPLAGLFVSSLRSAQDAAKGGWWTALATPGQLSLDNYTALLKNAGMTQAFWNTVLISVPATTLVVVIAALAGYAFAWLDFPGREPVFLLVVALLVVPVQIGLLPVAQLFGQLGLFGTIPGVILFHVAYGLPFAVFLLRNYFAEIPQEMLEAARMDGGTEWRIFTRLVLPIGRPAIASLAIFQFLWVWNDMLVALLFADSSAQPLTVELQSQIRQFGSNVDVLAPGAFLSLIVPVVVFFAFQKHFVQGVMAGSVK